From a region of the Argiope bruennichi chromosome 8, qqArgBrue1.1, whole genome shotgun sequence genome:
- the LOC129981520 gene encoding uncharacterized protein LOC129981520, protein MRVIGRGHSAAKKLCSAMNVNVPSKKSFGYLEKKLEAAASNVASKTMKEAALEIRGDSVTEEIAQCGVSVDGTWQRRGYSSLNGCVTVISIDTGKVLDIEVMSKVCRICDKKNSEAINSSHTCTKHTGSSGAMEPLGAYRIFERSADMRKLQYIKFYGDGDSKGYDAVKDVYGKDSVTKYECIGHIQKRVGTRLRKLKSKQKGLGGRGKLTDTFIDKLQNYYGIAIRSNVNDLEGMQKAVIAAFFHCCSSAKQPMHGQCPVGPESWCRYQQAISNGKKYKEKSKGLPKNVLNSIKPVYMQLCDKNLLQKCLHGKTQNANESFNGILWKFIPKEIFVELSTLRLGAYMAVIQFNKGFEGLLDILRHFGVSLGVFTLKGFAELDEVRVNESKRHSLPGVKSVT, encoded by the exons ATGAGAGTTATTGGCAGGGGACATTCTGCAGCGAAAAAACTGTGTTCTGCGATGAATGTGAATGTGCCTTCGAAAAAGTCATTTGGCTATCTCGAAAAAAAACTGGAAGCTGCTGCTAGTAACGTGGCATCCAAAACAATGAAGGAAGCTGCATTAGAAATTAGAGGTGACTCAGTAACTGAAGAAATAGCTCAGTGCGGTGTGTCAGTTGATGGCACATGGCAACGAAGAGGGTATTCATCTCTGAATGGATGTGTCACGGTCATTTCAATAGACACTGGAAAGGTGTTAGACATTGAAGTGATGTCGAAAGTGTGTAgaatttgtgacaaaaaaaacaGCGAAGCAATAAACTCTAGTCATACCTGTACAAAACATACAGGTTCGTCTGGTGCTATGGAACCTCTTGGTGCTTATCGTATTTTTGAAAGGTCTGCTGACATGAGGAaactacaatatataaaattctatggcGACGGGGATTCAAAAGGATATGATGCTGTGAAAGATGTTTATGGGAAGGATAGCGTTACAAAATATGAGTGTATTGGACATATACAGAAGCGTGTTGGCACAAggctaagaaaattaaaatcgaagCAAAAAGGTCTTGGAGGTCGAGGAAAACTTACAGACACCTTCAtcgataaattgcaaaattactaCGGAATTGCTATCCGTAGTAATGTGAATGATTTGGAAGGCATGCAAAAGGCAGTAATTGCAGCATTTTTTCACTGCTGTTCCAGTGCAAAACAACCAATGCATGGTCAATGTCCAGTTGGGCCCGAGAGCTGGTGTAGATATCAGCAAGCCATATCGAACGgaaaaaaatacaaggaaaaatcAAAAGGGCTTCCAAAAAATGTCCTCAATAGCATCAAGCCTGTATACATGCAATTATGTGAcaaaaatttgctacaaaaatgCTTGCATGGGAAAACCCAAAATGCAAATGAATCGTTCAATGGaattctttggaaatttattccaaaagaaattttcgtTGAGTTGTCAACATTGCGGTTGGGTGCATACATGGCAGtgattcaatttaataaaggATTTGAAGGACTGCTAGATATTTTAAGGCATTTTGGTGTAAGTTTGGGGGTGTTTACCCTCAAAGGTTTTGCTGAACTCGACGAAGTGCGAGTTAACGAATCCAAGCGACATTCTTTGCCCGGAGTTAaa AGCGTGACCTAA